One Salvelinus namaycush isolate Seneca chromosome 4, SaNama_1.0, whole genome shotgun sequence genomic window carries:
- the mrpl10 gene encoding 39S ribosomal protein L10, mitochondrial, whose amino-acid sequence MAATLCGRLLPKQGWLPLTQSVRHGSKAVTRHRKPMHILKQKLMAITEYIPPKPAAPPGALTPRVKPVQEESGLVLLLKKDLQTMFQDCKMIAVIQNNATNSEDMLLLKHRLHKHGIKIKFIPNQVMRSYLPDSPYINMGPLFIGQTVLFVSKEPKVKEMLLSLRTSPQMVLLGACIEKILLSRQGVLNYAKLPSVTVVHGELVSGLTMLTSQTASMLQRHPAHLSLILQQYLKQQAPAGSTNGTPGESPPKAEETA is encoded by the exons ATGGCGGCGACCTTGTGTGGCAGGCTTTTACCAAAACAGG GATGGCTTCCCCTGACACAGAGTGTCCGGCATGGCTCTAAGGCAGTCACGCGTCACAGGAAGCCCATGCACATCCTCAAACAGAAGCTGATGGCTATCACTGAATACATTCCACCCAAACCTGCAGCTCCCCCCGGGGCTCTGACCCCCCGCGTCAAACCAGTTCAGGAG GAAAGTGGCCTGGTGTTGCTCTTGAAGAAGGATTTGCAGACCATGTTCCAGGACTGTAAGATGATCGCTGTGATCCAAAACAACGCCACCAATTCAGAGGACATGCTGCTTCTCAAGCACAGGCTCCACAAGCATGGCATCAAAATCAAGTTCATCCCCAACCAG GTGATGAGGTCCTACCTGCCAGACAGCCCTTACATTAACATGGGGCCTCTATTCATCGGCCAGACAGTTCTATTTGTTAGTAAAGAGCCAAAGGTGAAGGAAATGCTTTTGAGTTTGAGGACCAGCCCCCAGATGGTATTATTGG GGGCCTGTATAGAGAAGATATTGCTAAGTCGGCAGGGGGTGTTGAACTATGCCAAGCTGCCGTCAGTGACCGTGGTACATGGAGAGCTGGTGAGTGGCCTGACCATGCTGACCTCGCAGACAGCCTCCATGTTGCAGCGCCACCCGGCCCACCTCTCATTGATACTCCAGCAGTACCTCAAACAGCAGGCTCCCGCAGGCAGTACCAACGGGACCCCAGGGGAGAGCCCCCCCAAGGCAGAGGAGACTGCTTAG
- the pnpo gene encoding pyridoxine-5'-phosphate oxidase has translation MRRVLGYNTLKNISEVGKYFHPQVSLTACCRALFYQSFCTKTTSDSTAMDLSDMRKKYKGDEECFEENHLVSLDPIKQFEDWFDQATKCPEIGEPNAMCIATSTRDGRPSARMVLLKGYSKEGFRFFTNYESRKGGELESNPYACLCFYWEPINRQVRIEGNVERIPYQSSCDYFHSRPKSSQIGAVVSRQSTAVPDRNYLRQKNAELEERYKDTDVPMPDYWGGYIVKPYLIEFWQGQTNRLHDRIVFTRLKNGESVLEEYEHNAEAGWVYQRLSP, from the exons ATGAGGCGCGTACTCGGTTACAATACGTTGAAGAATATCAGTGAAGTAGGTAAATACTTTCATCCCCAGGTTTCTTTGACAGCTTGCTGTCGAGCCTTATTTTATCAGTCATTTTGCACGAAAACTACCAGTGATTCTACAGCCATGGATCTCAGTGACATGCGAAAAAAATACAAAGGAGACGAAGAG TGCTTTGAAGAGAATCATCTTGTTTCTCTGGACCCCATCAAGCAGTTTGAAGATTGGTTTGATCAAGCCACAAAGTGTCCTGAAATTGGAGAGCCCAATGCAATGTGCATCGCCACATCCACCAG AGATGGACGTCCATCTGCTCGAATGGTCTTGTTAAAAGGCTACAGTAAAGAAGGCTTCCGGTTCTTTACCAACTACGAGAGCCGGAAAGGTGGAGAGCTG GAGAGCAACCCTTATGCATGTCTGTGCTTTTACTGGGAGCCCATCAACAGGCAG gtccGTATCGAGGGCAATGTGGAGAGAATCCCCTACCAGAGCTCCTGTGACTACTTCCACTCCCGGCCCAAGAGTAGCCAGATCGGGGCCGTTGTGAGCAGACAAAGCACTGCAGTCCCTGACAGAAAT TACCTGAGACAGAAAAATGCAGAGCTGGAGGAAAGGTACAAGGACACAGATGTCCCCATGCCCGACTACTG GGGAGGCTATATCGTCAAGCCTTACTTGATAGAGTTCTGGCAGGGTCAGACCAACAGGCTACATGACCGCATCGTCTTCACGCGGCTGAAAAATGGAGAGAGTGTTCTAGAAGAGTATGAACATAATGCTGAGGCGGGCTGGGTCTACCAGAGGCTATCCCCTTGA
- the prr15lb gene encoding proline-rich protein 15-like protein B encodes MADPSWWKLTFSRTKSEAKVLYEIPQEYGNNAGNKEHHNSPQLPTDPMDNQFSARLEKIVDKSATKGRHVKVSHSGRFKEKKKIRATLPENPMLFFEHSLSDENHRAEK; translated from the coding sequence ATGGCTGACCCTAGCTGGTGGAAGCTGACCTTCTCACGTACGAAGTCTGAGGCAAAGGTTCTGTACGAGATCCCCCAAGAGTATGGTAATAACGCTGGGAATAAGGAGCATCACAACAGCCCTCAGCTCCCCACAGACCCAATGGACAACCAATTCAGTGCCAGACTGGAGAAGATAGTGGATAAGTCGGCCACTAAAGGTCGCCATGTTAAGGTGTCCCACTCTGGTCGCTtcaaggagaagaagaagatccGTGCCACACTGCCTGAGAACCCTATGCTGTTCTTTGAACACAGTCTCAGTGATGAGAACCACAGGGCAGAGAAATAG